The following are encoded in a window of Sulfitobacter sp. S190 genomic DNA:
- a CDS encoding glutamine-synthetase adenylyltransferase, whose amino-acid sequence MTEKPLCALLTRVPRVDPDALNTDLSAPFDASLRPLIDGATSRAPYLGALVTKEAEWLAGAVEAPRAALTAQIAQVAAGEGETLGADLRRAKRRVALLSALCDLGGAWTLEDVTGALTDLADAASHAALRAGVLAQIKRGKLPGLREEDAQTAGGTVVLAMGKMGARELNYSSDIDLICLFDEARFDVADFHEIRAGLIKAVRAMAATLSEITADGYVFRTDLRLRPDPAVTPVCLGVEAAERYYESLGRTWERAAYIKARACAGDIAVGTAFLETMRPFVWRRHLDFAAIQDAHDMRLAIREHKGLGGPITLPGHNMKLGRGGIREIEFFTQTRQLIAGGRDEDLRVRGTKEGLKVLAAKGWVDEAARHALSDHYTFHRTVEHRIQMVQDAQTHNLPKSPEGIARIAAMMDMDTAAFERELRERLSAVHEITEGFFADQKQAGATAEGHSFDEAVLSRWPGYPALRAPRAAELFEQLRPDLLARLAGAAKPNEALLAFDGFLAGLPAGVQLFSLLRANAHLADLLIDIVTVSPSLAGYLSRHAQVLDAVIGGDFFTDWPGQAGLQEMLAQRLTQIDDYETQLDATRSWAREWHFRIGVHHLRGLVDGATAGSQYSDLARAVLQALWPVVTAQFARRHGPPPGNGAVILGMGSLGAGKLTAQSDLDMIVIYDPDGVDMSDGRKPLATRQYYARLTQAMITALSAPMSQGRLYEVDLRLRPSGNKGPVATSIESFRNYQQTQAWVWEHLALTRAEVITGPDALADQVEEVRQSVLAQSETREKILVETAQMRDRIAVSKSPDGPLDAKIGPGRLQDIELFAQAALLISGQTRRDIPSGILAARDIALISEAQAGSLLAAYDQVWAVQAATRLLSPTPLQPDAVGEAAVRFLTSTIAGEVENDIHDGLEPRLTQSYDAAAAIIAAGLNAG is encoded by the coding sequence ATGACAGAAAAACCGCTTTGCGCCTTGCTCACGCGCGTTCCTCGGGTTGATCCCGACGCGCTGAACACCGATTTGTCCGCACCTTTCGACGCATCTTTGCGTCCGCTTATTGATGGCGCAACCAGCCGCGCACCCTATCTTGGCGCGCTCGTCACGAAGGAAGCGGAGTGGCTCGCGGGCGCGGTCGAAGCGCCACGGGCGGCGCTGACTGCGCAAATCGCGCAGGTGGCCGCCGGCGAGGGAGAAACGCTTGGAGCCGATCTGCGCCGCGCGAAACGGCGTGTGGCTTTGTTGAGCGCGCTTTGTGATCTTGGCGGGGCCTGGACGCTCGAAGATGTCACCGGCGCGCTGACCGATCTGGCCGATGCCGCGAGCCACGCGGCGTTGCGCGCGGGCGTGCTGGCGCAGATAAAGCGGGGCAAGCTGCCGGGGTTGCGCGAAGAGGACGCGCAGACCGCGGGCGGAACGGTCGTGTTGGCCATGGGTAAGATGGGGGCACGAGAGCTCAACTATTCCTCGGACATTGATCTGATCTGCCTGTTTGATGAGGCGCGGTTCGATGTGGCCGATTTCCACGAGATCCGCGCAGGCTTGATCAAGGCAGTCCGCGCCATGGCCGCCACGCTGAGCGAAATCACCGCCGACGGGTATGTCTTTCGAACCGATTTGCGCCTGCGGCCCGATCCTGCCGTCACGCCTGTCTGTCTTGGCGTTGAAGCCGCCGAGAGGTATTACGAAAGCCTCGGTCGAACGTGGGAACGGGCCGCCTATATCAAGGCGCGCGCTTGCGCCGGTGACATTGCCGTGGGCACCGCGTTTCTCGAAACCATGCGCCCCTTTGTCTGGCGTCGGCATCTCGACTTTGCGGCCATTCAGGACGCCCACGACATGCGTCTGGCCATTCGCGAGCACAAGGGGCTGGGCGGGCCGATCACCTTGCCGGGTCACAATATGAAACTGGGCCGCGGCGGTATCCGGGAGATCGAATTTTTCACGCAGACCCGCCAGCTTATCGCGGGGGGGCGTGACGAGGATTTGCGGGTGCGCGGTACCAAGGAGGGTTTGAAGGTACTCGCCGCCAAGGGATGGGTCGATGAAGCGGCGCGGCACGCATTGTCCGATCACTACACGTTTCACCGCACGGTCGAACACCGGATCCAGATGGTGCAGGACGCGCAGACGCACAACCTGCCAAAATCGCCCGAGGGGATCGCGCGGATCGCCGCGATGATGGACATGGACACCGCCGCATTTGAGCGTGAACTTCGCGAGCGGCTGAGTGCGGTGCACGAGATCACCGAAGGCTTCTTTGCGGATCAAAAGCAAGCGGGGGCCACCGCTGAAGGCCACAGCTTTGACGAAGCGGTCTTGTCGCGCTGGCCGGGGTATCCCGCCTTGCGCGCCCCGCGTGCGGCAGAACTGTTCGAACAACTGCGGCCCGATCTGCTGGCCCGTCTTGCAGGGGCTGCAAAGCCCAACGAAGCGCTGCTTGCGTTTGACGGTTTCCTCGCGGGATTGCCTGCGGGGGTGCAGCTTTTCTCGCTGCTACGGGCAAATGCCCACCTGGCCGATCTCTTGATCGACATTGTGACCGTATCGCCGTCACTGGCGGGGTATCTTTCGCGCCATGCGCAGGTGCTTGATGCCGTCATCGGGGGCGATTTCTTTACGGACTGGCCGGGTCAGGCGGGACTGCAGGAAATGCTGGCCCAGCGGCTGACCCAGATCGACGATTATGAAACCCAGCTGGACGCGACGCGCAGTTGGGCACGCGAATGGCATTTCCGCATCGGGGTGCACCATCTGCGCGGTCTTGTGGATGGCGCCACCGCAGGCAGTCAATACAGCGATCTTGCCCGTGCTGTTTTACAGGCGCTATGGCCGGTCGTGACCGCGCAGTTTGCAAGGCGTCACGGTCCACCACCCGGAAACGGTGCCGTCATCCTTGGGATGGGATCGCTCGGAGCAGGCAAGCTGACTGCACAGTCCGATCTTGATATGATTGTCATCTACGACCCGGACGGCGTGGACATGTCTGACGGACGCAAACCGCTTGCAACACGGCAGTATTACGCCCGATTGACGCAGGCCATGATCACGGCCCTGAGTGCGCCAATGTCGCAGGGTCGCCTGTATGAAGTCGATCTGAGGCTGCGCCCCTCGGGCAACAAGGGACCGGTGGCGACCAGCATCGAGAGTTTCCGAAATTACCAGCAGACACAGGCATGGGTATGGGAGCATCTTGCGCTTACGCGGGCCGAAGTCATCACTGGCCCGGACGCGTTGGCCGATCAGGTCGAAGAGGTGCGGCAGAGCGTGCTGGCACAGTCGGAGACCCGCGAGAAGATCCTCGTCGAGACAGCGCAGATGCGGGACCGCATTGCAGTTTCGAAATCGCCCGATGGTCCTTTGGATGCGAAAATCGGACCCGGGCGGTTGCAGGATATCGAACTTTTCGCGCAAGCCGCTTTGTTGATCAGCGGGCAGACGCGCCGCGATATTCCATCGGGAATTCTTGCGGCAAGGGATATCGCGTTGATCTCGGAGGCGCAGGCCGGCAGCTTGCTCGCCGCATATGATCAGGTGTGGGCGGTGCAGGCCGCGACGCGCCTGCTGTCGCCGACACCGCTGCAGCCCGATGCGGTGGGCGAAGCCGCAGTGCGGTTTTTGACGTCGACCATCGCAGGCGAGGTTGAAAACGACATCCACGATGGCCTTGAGCCGCGTTTGACGCAGAGTTACGACGCAGCCGCGGCGATTATTGCTGCCGGACTGAACGCAGGATGA
- a CDS encoding DUF2852 domain-containing protein, with the protein MTSISQTAPMSSGQGWFSRSEAWLDARGKGAWIATMVVGFIFFWPVGLALLAYMIWSKRMFSNVKSRRMATRTPYMGRPTGNSAFDSYKADTLRRLQEEQENFEAFLERLREAKDKSEFDAFMQEREKRTGTDDKAEA; encoded by the coding sequence ATGACAAGCATTTCACAAACCGCACCGATGTCATCCGGTCAGGGCTGGTTTTCGCGCAGCGAAGCCTGGCTCGATGCCCGTGGCAAGGGTGCATGGATCGCGACCATGGTCGTGGGGTTCATCTTTTTCTGGCCCGTCGGGCTCGCCCTTCTGGCCTATATGATCTGGAGCAAACGCATGTTTTCAAACGTGAAGTCTCGCCGCATGGCAACCCGCACACCCTACATGGGCCGCCCGACCGGCAACAGCGCCTTTGACAGCTACAAAGCCGATACGCTGCGCCGCCTGCAAGAAGAGCAGGAAAACTTCGAAGCCTTCCTCGAGCGGCTGCGTGAAGCAAAGGACAAATCGGAGTTTGACGCCTTCATGCAGGAGCGCGAAAAGCGCACCGGCACAGACGACAAGGCCGAAGCCTGA
- a CDS encoding RDD family protein: MTMTPDPDTDAHFYDGTPTKRLIAWLIDMAVIACFTLLAVILTAFTGLFILPILFLCISFAYRVITIANGSATWGMRLVSLELRTHDDQRFDLGYALLHTLGYTISVAMPLLQLISVVLMCTTERRQGLTDLVMGTVALNRRS; this comes from the coding sequence ATGACCATGACACCCGATCCCGATACAGACGCCCATTTCTACGATGGCACCCCGACCAAGCGGTTGATTGCATGGCTCATCGATATGGCCGTGATCGCCTGTTTCACGTTGCTGGCAGTTATCCTGACGGCCTTTACCGGGCTGTTCATCCTGCCGATCCTGTTTTTGTGCATCTCGTTCGCCTACCGTGTGATCACCATCGCCAATGGATCGGCGACATGGGGGATGCGGCTGGTGTCGCTGGAACTGCGCACGCATGATGATCAGAGATTCGATCTTGGCTATGCCCTCCTACATACGCTGGGCTACACCATTTCGGTCGCGATGCCGCTGTTGCAGCTGATTTCGGTCGTTTTGATGTGCACCACGGAACGGCGGCAGGGTCTGACCGATCTGGTGATGGGCACCGTTGCGCTGAACCGCCGCAGCTGA
- a CDS encoding arginyltransferase, with product MRHTLPIAPQFYVTAPQPCPYLEGRMERKLFTALQGENASQLNDSLSAQGFRRSQNVLYRPSCTECAACLSARIDVSRFQPTKSQRRTINRNANLTRRATSPWATEEQYDLFRSYLDSRHADGGMADMDVFEFAAMIEETPIRSRVIEYTDNDTNELVGVCLTDVLADGVSMVYSFYSPDRPKDGLGNFMILDHIDIARSAGLPYVYLGYWVPGSPKMGYKAKFSGLEVYMGGAWQKMRDPEGFAADKHPLSNDPIAEQVANISLPDMAPTRRR from the coding sequence ATGCGCCACACGCTCCCCATTGCACCGCAGTTCTATGTAACTGCGCCACAGCCCTGCCCTTATCTCGAGGGCCGGATGGAGCGAAAGCTGTTCACAGCCCTGCAGGGCGAAAACGCATCGCAGTTGAACGACAGCCTGTCGGCGCAAGGCTTCAGACGCAGCCAGAATGTGCTTTACCGGCCGTCGTGCACAGAATGCGCGGCGTGCCTTTCGGCACGGATCGATGTCTCGCGCTTTCAACCGACGAAGAGCCAGCGGCGCACGATCAACCGAAACGCCAATCTGACGCGACGAGCCACATCCCCTTGGGCCACCGAAGAGCAATACGACCTTTTCCGCAGCTACTTGGACAGTCGCCATGCCGATGGCGGGATGGCCGATATGGATGTTTTCGAATTCGCCGCGATGATCGAAGAGACGCCGATCCGCAGCCGCGTGATTGAATATACCGACAACGACACGAATGAACTTGTCGGTGTGTGCCTGACGGACGTGTTGGCCGATGGCGTGTCGATGGTCTACAGTTTTTACAGCCCCGACCGCCCGAAGGATGGTTTGGGCAACTTTATGATCCTTGATCACATCGACATCGCCCGCAGCGCGGGTTTGCCGTATGTGTACCTCGGCTATTGGGTGCCCGGCAGCCCGAAGATGGGGTACAAGGCGAAGTTCTCCGGACTGGAAGTGTACATGGGCGGCGCGTGGCAAAAAATGCGTGATCCCGAGGGATTTGCGGCCGACAAACACCCGCTGAGCAACGATCCGATTGCAGAGCAGGTCGCAAACATCTCCCTGCCCGATATGGCGCCGACACGCCGCCGCTAG
- a CDS encoding TRAP transporter large permease subunit, whose translation MFFGLDGVEVGLIIVFVCLFGGILSGFPVAFAIGGAGIISFGIIAAMDSAGLLIHQAIDTGSQAYRDLVNSGIKQDAISLFRYPDLPRIAEPVFPAGWEEAMNRNVSFIVNRMNERVLAGQSIETLLAVLMFVLMGITLERSKIANDLLTTMARVFGPLPGGLAVSIVVVGAFLAASTGIVGATVVTMGLLALPTMLRNNYSPEIATGVIAASGTLGQIIPPSIVIVLLGTLAGDLYSAAQEERATAAGCTDALTYLGEPAVVSVGTLFQAALLPGIMLALLYALYAFGYALLNPDKAPAVPMGATNAEPVTRGEAFTWFAGAPVLIIVGTIILGNLGVVGSQDVRVSSFSDIGENASLRTTVGEECKASMIELHGQDAWDVAVAQQEEIDAAGGLQASERLSEEDLELARTMKVAEAAPIGTGIAILLVLLGLILTTARGVSPSSDARPLIVGGIGVVLAILVDILLVSPLTSPGMTVVLMFIPFMLIMYGVFYGTKLCARNELIRVVFPPLVLIVAVLGSILGGITNPTPAAALGAGGAIMLAAYRKLKDQDRSPKVIIWSTLAIIICILLGVNFDLRINQEGVTFESWIAFFAAYGAFLYAVFGLLFSCWILYTSGVLTPVVRETAKVTSMVFTILIGSQLLNLVVISFGGEHYIQQFLKSFDNELTVFLIVMVVLFVLGFVLDFLEIIYIVVPIVGPVIYGGSFDPKWVTIMIAVNLQTSFLTPPFGFALFYLRGVAPASVTTQHIYRGIIPFVLIQVAGLAILWFFPSIVTIIPDLIPN comes from the coding sequence ATGTTTTTTGGTCTCGACGGGGTCGAAGTTGGCCTGATTATCGTATTCGTGTGCCTTTTCGGAGGCATCCTATCCGGATTTCCGGTGGCGTTTGCCATCGGTGGCGCGGGCATCATTTCCTTCGGTATCATTGCCGCGATGGACAGTGCAGGATTACTGATCCACCAGGCCATCGATACCGGCAGTCAGGCGTACCGTGATCTGGTCAATTCCGGTATCAAACAGGACGCCATATCCCTATTCAGGTATCCCGATCTGCCAAGGATCGCTGAACCGGTTTTCCCCGCGGGCTGGGAAGAGGCGATGAACCGCAACGTTTCGTTCATCGTGAACCGCATGAATGAACGGGTTTTGGCGGGCCAGTCCATCGAGACGCTTTTGGCCGTGCTGATGTTCGTGCTGATGGGCATCACGCTGGAGCGGTCGAAAATCGCAAACGACCTGCTGACAACGATGGCGCGGGTGTTCGGCCCGCTTCCCGGCGGTCTTGCCGTGTCGATCGTGGTGGTGGGGGCGTTTCTCGCAGCCTCGACCGGTATCGTCGGGGCCACCGTTGTCACCATGGGGCTGCTCGCGCTGCCGACGATGCTGCGCAACAACTATTCTCCCGAGATCGCCACGGGCGTGATCGCGGCGTCGGGGACACTGGGCCAGATTATCCCACCGTCGATCGTAATCGTTCTGTTGGGAACACTTGCAGGGGATCTGTATTCCGCCGCGCAGGAAGAACGTGCGACGGCGGCGGGCTGTACCGACGCGCTGACTTATCTGGGCGAGCCTGCGGTTGTTTCCGTCGGCACGCTGTTTCAGGCGGCATTGCTGCCCGGTATCATGCTGGCGCTACTCTACGCGCTCTATGCCTTTGGCTACGCGCTTTTGAACCCCGACAAGGCACCGGCCGTCCCGATGGGCGCCACGAATGCCGAACCTGTCACCCGCGGCGAAGCCTTTACATGGTTTGCAGGTGCGCCGGTTCTGATCATTGTCGGCACGATCATCTTGGGCAACCTCGGTGTCGTGGGCAGCCAGGATGTACGTGTATCGAGCTTTTCGGACATCGGGGAAAATGCGTCGCTGCGCACGACGGTCGGCGAGGAATGCAAAGCCTCGATGATCGAACTGCACGGTCAGGACGCTTGGGATGTGGCTGTCGCCCAGCAAGAGGAGATTGACGCCGCCGGAGGCCTGCAGGCGTCCGAACGGTTGTCCGAGGAGGACCTTGAGCTCGCGCGGACCATGAAGGTTGCCGAAGCCGCGCCCATCGGCACGGGCATCGCCATCCTTCTGGTGCTGCTTGGCCTGATCCTTACGACCGCACGCGGCGTGTCGCCGTCTTCCGACGCGCGTCCGCTGATCGTGGGGGGCATTGGCGTTGTACTGGCGATCCTTGTCGATATCCTACTCGTGAGCCCGCTGACATCGCCGGGCATGACTGTCGTGCTGATGTTCATTCCGTTCATGCTGATCATGTACGGTGTGTTCTACGGGACCAAACTCTGCGCACGGAATGAGTTGATCCGTGTCGTCTTTCCTCCGCTTGTGCTGATCGTGGCCGTGCTGGGATCGATCCTCGGCGGTATCACCAACCCGACACCCGCTGCGGCGCTCGGGGCAGGTGGGGCGATCATGCTCGCGGCTTACCGCAAGCTGAAGGATCAGGACCGGTCGCCGAAGGTGATCATCTGGTCGACGCTGGCCATTATCATCTGCATCCTGCTGGGGGTGAATTTCGATCTGCGCATCAATCAGGAAGGCGTCACGTTCGAGAGCTGGATCGCTTTCTTCGCCGCCTACGGTGCATTCCTCTATGCCGTATTCGGCCTGCTGTTCAGCTGCTGGATCCTGTATACATCCGGCGTTTTGACGCCGGTGGTGCGCGAAACCGCCAAGGTGACGTCGATGGTCTTTACCATCCTGATCGGCTCGCAGCTGCTCAACCTCGTTGTCATCAGCTTTGGCGGCGAGCATTACATCCAGCAGTTCCTGAAGTCCTTCGATAATGAATTGACGGTCTTCCTGATTGTTATGGTTGTCTTGTTTGTCCTCGGGTTCGTGCTCGATTTCCTCGAGATCATCTACATCGTGGTGCCGATCGTGGGGCCTGTGATCTACGGCGGATCTTTCGATCCCAAATGGGTGACGATCATGATCGCGGTGAACCTTCAGACATCGTTCCTGACACCGCCCTTCGGCTTTGCCCTGTTCTATCTGCGCGGGGTCGCGCCGGCCTCGGTGACGACACAGCATATCTATCGGGGGATCATTCCCTTCGTGCTGATCCAGGTCGCGGGTCTGGCTATCTTGTGGTTCTTCCCGTCGATCGTGACCATCATTCCAGACCTTATCCCCAACTAA
- a CDS encoding TRAP transporter small permease subunit, with amino-acid sequence MADDVQCSGFFRAAEGADLSCLDKFQDSGFIQFVTGNLLEAAYNIPAAIVQPGLWLDWGNKESLMRFIYYGGSVEFFFAMLLIVLVITGFGIWKRAFMWGCVRVLEAIGNGAGRFFAWAGLIMVIQQIVIVFMQRIFTRPDIAIGFGIPLQFDISWYAEELKLFNALVVCMCVAYTFIQGGHVRVDLFYAGAKFRTKKIVDMFGALFFMLPFAIVTWLYGWFFMWRHLVTPNPSASDRLELLLRKSRLLKWNVETIGFSPNGFNGYFIFKVLLCLFCVMVMLQALAVFYRSWCEFREGEESENKYLDRDTLGEGEEAYEGTH; translated from the coding sequence ATGGCAGACGACGTGCAATGTTCGGGATTTTTCCGCGCAGCTGAAGGAGCAGACCTCAGCTGTCTCGACAAGTTCCAGGATTCTGGGTTCATCCAGTTCGTGACCGGCAACCTGCTGGAAGCGGCATACAACATTCCCGCCGCCATCGTGCAGCCGGGACTGTGGCTCGATTGGGGAAATAAAGAATCCCTGATGCGTTTCATCTATTACGGCGGATCGGTCGAATTCTTCTTCGCCATGTTACTTATCGTTCTGGTGATCACCGGTTTCGGGATCTGGAAACGGGCCTTCATGTGGGGCTGTGTGCGCGTGCTCGAAGCGATCGGGAATGGCGCGGGTCGCTTTTTTGCCTGGGCCGGTCTGATCATGGTCATCCAGCAAATCGTGATCGTGTTCATGCAGCGGATTTTTACGCGGCCCGATATCGCGATCGGCTTCGGCATCCCGCTGCAATTCGACATCAGCTGGTACGCCGAAGAACTCAAACTTTTCAACGCGCTCGTGGTGTGCATGTGCGTGGCCTACACGTTCATTCAAGGTGGGCACGTGCGTGTCGATCTGTTCTATGCGGGCGCAAAATTCCGCACCAAGAAAATCGTCGACATGTTCGGTGCGCTGTTCTTCATGCTGCCTTTTGCAATTGTAACATGGCTTTACGGCTGGTTCTTCATGTGGCGCCATCTGGTCACGCCAAACCCGTCTGCTTCGGACCGGCTGGAGCTGCTGCTGCGCAAGTCACGCCTGTTGAAATGGAACGTCGAAACCATCGGTTTCTCGCCAAACGGCTTCAACGGCTATTTCATCTTCAAGGTCTTGCTGTGCCTCTTCTGCGTCATGGTGATGCTGCAGGCATTGGCCGTGTTCTACCGTTCATGGTGCGAATTCCGCGAAGGCGAAGAATCCGAGAACAAATACCTCGACCGCGACACGCTGGGCGAAGGTGAAGAAGCCTACGAAGGCACACACTAA